From a region of the Balaenoptera musculus isolate JJ_BM4_2016_0621 chromosome 15, mBalMus1.pri.v3, whole genome shotgun sequence genome:
- the SNRPB2 gene encoding U2 small nuclear ribonucleoprotein B'', translating into MDIRPNHTIYINNMNDKIKKEELKRSLYALFSQFGHVVDIVALKTMKMRGQAFVIFKELGSSTNALRQLQGFPFYGKPMRIQYAKTDSDIISKMRGTFADKEKKKEKKKAKTVEQTATTMNKKPGQGTPNSANTQGNAAPNPQVPDYPPNYILFLNNLPEETNEMMLSMLFNQFPGFKEVRLVPGRHDIAFVEFENDGQAGAARDALQGFKITPSHAMKITYAKK; encoded by the exons ATGGATATCAGACCAAATCACACAATTTATATCAACAATAtgaatgacaaaattaaaaaggaag AATTGAAGAGATCCCTTTATGCCCTGTTTTCTCAGTTTGGCCACGTCGTAGATATTGTGGCTCTAAAGACCATGAAGATGAGGGGGCAAGCTTTTGTTATATTTAAGGAACTGGGCTCATCCACAAATGCCTTGAGACAGTTACAAGGATTTCCATTTTATGGCAAACCGATG cGAATCCAGTATGCAAAAACAGATTCTGATATAATATCTAAAATGCGTGGCACTTTTgctgacaaagaaaagaaaaaagaaaagaaaaaagccaaaactGTGGAACAGACTGCAACAACCATGAACAAAAAACCTGGTCAG GGAACACCAAATTCAGCTAACACCCAAGGAAATGCAGCACCAAATCCTcag gTCCCTGATTACCCTCCAAACtatattttattccttaataATTTACCAGAAGAGACTAATGAGATGATGTTATCCATGCTGTTTAATCA ATTCCCTGGTTTCAAGGAAGTACGTTTGGTACCTGGGAGGCATGACATTGCTTTTGTTGAATTTGAAAACGATGGACAGGCTGGAGCTGCCAGGGATGCTTTACAGGGATTTAAGATCACACCATCCCATGCCATGAAGATCACCTATGCCAAGAAATAA